One genomic segment of Streptomyces sp. TLI_146 includes these proteins:
- a CDS encoding YncE family protein has protein sequence MSFYRTLGSLAAVVTLAVAGSAATATASAPPSASDAATGAKSSGATGLREVLFVGNNWDGTADVVESSGALARIGRINVIPDKDQRMTEIYLNPIKLAYFLGIRQGPGEGHDQFVDDMYSTPDGSAVVVSRPSFADVVSIDLATGHINWRFPVSGYRSDHMAVSPDGTRVAVSASTSNTVHVLDIASGKQLGSFATGDKPHENVFTDGGRYLWNMAIGDVNTALDDPWLDWTKGDRHITVVDAHTFKPVRTIDMRDRLDAFGRKDLSDAVRPVVFTPDESKLYFQVSFFNGFLEYDIAGDRITRSKTLPKNPATSEDRTTWVNDSRHHGLSISPDGAKLCVAGTMDDYATVVDRTTLREGPLVPASKPYWATVSGDGRSCVISEAGADRITAIDFATGQKTVSVAVGDHPQRVRIGHVAADWTGPSAR, from the coding sequence ATGTCCTTCTACCGAACGCTCGGCTCCCTGGCGGCCGTGGTGACCCTGGCCGTGGCCGGGTCCGCCGCGACCGCGACCGCCTCCGCGCCCCCGTCGGCCTCCGACGCCGCGACCGGGGCGAAGTCCTCCGGCGCGACCGGGCTGCGCGAGGTGCTGTTCGTGGGCAACAACTGGGACGGCACCGCCGACGTCGTCGAGTCCAGCGGCGCCCTGGCCCGGATCGGGCGGATCAATGTCATTCCGGACAAGGATCAGCGGATGACCGAGATCTACCTCAACCCGATCAAACTGGCCTACTTCCTCGGCATCAGACAGGGACCGGGCGAGGGCCACGACCAGTTCGTCGACGACATGTACTCCACGCCCGACGGCTCCGCCGTCGTGGTCTCCCGGCCCAGCTTCGCCGACGTCGTGTCCATCGACCTGGCCACCGGACACATCAACTGGCGCTTCCCCGTGTCGGGTTACCGCTCGGACCACATGGCCGTCTCCCCCGACGGCACCCGGGTCGCCGTCTCCGCCTCCACCTCGAACACCGTGCACGTCCTCGACATCGCAAGCGGCAAGCAGCTCGGCTCGTTCGCGACCGGCGACAAACCGCACGAAAACGTCTTCACCGACGGCGGCAGGTATCTGTGGAACATGGCGATCGGGGACGTCAACACGGCGCTCGACGACCCGTGGCTGGACTGGACGAAGGGCGACCGGCACATCACCGTGGTGGACGCGCACACCTTCAAGCCCGTCAGGACCATCGACATGCGCGACCGGCTCGACGCGTTCGGCCGCAAGGACCTCTCCGACGCCGTGCGGCCCGTGGTCTTCACCCCCGACGAGTCGAAGCTCTACTTCCAGGTGTCGTTCTTCAACGGCTTCCTCGAATACGACATCGCGGGCGACCGGATCACCCGCTCCAAGACGCTGCCCAAGAACCCGGCCACCAGCGAGGACCGCACCACCTGGGTCAACGACTCCCGCCACCACGGGCTGTCGATCAGCCCCGACGGGGCCAAGCTCTGCGTCGCCGGGACGATGGACGACTACGCGACGGTCGTCGACCGTACAACGTTGCGAGAAGGCCCGCTGGTTCCCGCCTCCAAGCCGTACTGGGCGACGGTGAGCGGGGACGGCAGGTCCTGTGTCATCTCCGAGGCCGGGGCGGACCGGATCACCGCGATCGACTTCGCGACCGGGCAGAAGACGGTGTCCGTGGCGGTCGGTGACCATCCGCAGCGGGTGCGCATCGGCCATGTCGCCGCCGACTGGACCGGCCCCTCGGCCCGCTGA
- a CDS encoding hydrolase: protein MLRPRSSPRSRQRLATALTAFAVFGAGTAALAVTAPPAAAATTPHRVLFDNSKAETAGNADWIIGTSQPDPLGQKASPTTEKDWTGALSSWGVALQKTGGYSLKTLPSGNTITYGTSSALDLQNFDTFVLPEPNVLLSASEKTAVMKFVQNGGGLFMISDHINSDRNNDGADAVEVLNDLMTNNSVDSTDPFGFSIDSLNIGTDNPRAVSSTTDPVLNGSFGKVTGSIIRNGTTATLKPADNPAVKGLVYRTGSSGNTGAFFATSTFGSGRVAFWGDSSPIDDGTGQSGNTLYDGWNDPAGTDAALALNGTEWLAGAAGSGSGGDGGGTGGTCTAAQLLADPGFESGTSAWSGTSGVITDDSGEAARTGTYKAWLNGYGSARTDTLSQSVTIPAGCTSAKLSFYLHVDTAETSTTTAYDTLKAQVVNGSGTVLSTLATYSNLNAASGYTQRTFDLGAYAGQTVTVKFTGTEGSQLQTSFVIDDTALDVS, encoded by the coding sequence ATGCTCCGACCCCGGAGTTCCCCAAGATCACGGCAGAGACTCGCGACCGCGCTCACCGCGTTCGCCGTGTTCGGCGCCGGTACCGCCGCGCTGGCCGTCACCGCTCCCCCGGCGGCCGCGGCCACCACCCCGCACCGCGTGCTGTTCGACAACTCGAAGGCCGAGACCGCCGGCAACGCCGACTGGATCATCGGTACGAGCCAGCCGGACCCGCTGGGCCAGAAGGCCAGCCCCACGACCGAGAAGGACTGGACCGGCGCACTGTCCTCCTGGGGCGTCGCGCTCCAGAAGACCGGCGGCTACTCGCTGAAGACGCTGCCTTCCGGCAACACGATCACCTACGGCACGTCGTCGGCGCTCGACCTGCAGAACTTCGACACGTTCGTGCTGCCCGAACCCAACGTGCTGCTCTCGGCGTCCGAGAAGACCGCAGTCATGAAGTTCGTCCAGAACGGCGGAGGTCTCTTCATGATCTCCGACCACATCAACTCGGACCGCAACAACGACGGCGCCGACGCGGTCGAGGTCCTCAACGACCTGATGACCAACAACAGCGTGGACAGCACCGACCCGTTCGGGTTCTCCATCGACTCGCTCAACATCGGCACCGACAACCCGAGGGCCGTCTCCAGCACGACGGACCCGGTGCTCAACGGCTCCTTCGGCAAGGTCACCGGCAGCATCATCCGCAACGGCACCACGGCCACCCTGAAGCCCGCGGACAACCCGGCCGTCAAGGGTCTGGTGTACCGCACGGGCTCCTCGGGCAACACCGGCGCGTTCTTCGCGACCAGCACCTTCGGCAGCGGCCGGGTGGCGTTCTGGGGTGACAGCTCGCCCATCGACGACGGCACCGGCCAGTCGGGCAACACCCTCTACGACGGCTGGAACGACCCGGCCGGCACGGACGCGGCCCTCGCCCTTAACGGTACGGAGTGGCTCGCGGGCGCCGCGGGCTCGGGCAGCGGTGGAGACGGTGGCGGGACCGGCGGCACCTGCACCGCCGCCCAACTGCTCGCCGACCCCGGCTTCGAGTCCGGCACCTCGGCGTGGTCGGGCACCAGCGGTGTGATCACCGACGACTCCGGCGAGGCCGCGCGCACCGGCACGTACAAGGCATGGCTGAACGGCTACGGCTCGGCCCGCACCGACACGCTCTCCCAGTCGGTGACGATCCCGGCGGGCTGCACCAGCGCGAAGCTCAGCTTCTACCTGCACGTCGACACGGCCGAGACGAGCACGACGACGGCCTACGACACACTGAAGGCGCAGGTGGTCAACGGCAGCGGAACGGTGCTGTCCACCCTCGCCACGTACTCCAACCTCAACGCCGCCAGTGGCTACACGCAGCGGACCTTCGACCTCGGCGCGTACGCCGGGCAGACGGTCACCGTGAAGTTCACCGGCACCGAGGGCTCCCAGCTCCAGACGTCGTTCGTCATCGACGACACGGCGCTCGACGTGAGCTGA
- a CDS encoding sialidase family protein gives MRTGRSRGMRTAAVALLAIAGLLVPGGPAAGAGAQEEDDEGGPAAPAEYSYLQKAIPGQPLPRHAYDTAAAQAAALPATGGGWQPVGPTNIGGRVVSLALDPHHADTLYAAAASGGVWRSADAGRTFTPAWPERGTQAMGALAAAPDGTLYAGTGEPNPGGGSVTYEGTGVYRSTDQGRSWRAVGLRDSAAVGALAVDPRRPRRVLAAATGSLYNPGGDRGVYLSENAGGSWRRVLDVPNAFTGAVDVQRDPVDPDRVYAVLWDHRREPDRRTYGGTGSGVYRSDDGGAHWRRLGGGLPTADSGRIGLGIAASEPGRLYAMVGATDGTFGSFLTSADGGDTWARLPDNAALKESQSSYSWWFGKVWVDPTDARHVHVAGVDLLTTKDGGTTWTEQDTVHADQHVMLWDPRTPGRVYLGNDGGVYRSDARGDGGWTKAVYEPWTQLYTVAATPQDTERISGGAQDNGSLRSWGGDRFNEYLGGDGLQNLIDPTDVNRVYACYQYGNCFRSTDGGATLTEYTDSTTADRRNWLTPVQFDPVDPNVLYYGGNRLNRSTDGGATWQPISPDLTGGPGHDTYPYGTITTVAAARDGHTVWAGTDDGRVWVTRDLGAHWARVLSGQPWVTRIAVDPDDPSTAYVSLSGYRSGSSQPHLLRTRDAGASWSDLSGNLPQAPVNDVVIGGRNTLYAATDQGVFVSGRGGWRRLGGGLPLVPVSDITYDQVHHRLVAATFGRGFYSLRTEQ, from the coding sequence ATGCGTACAGGGAGATCGAGAGGGATGCGTACGGCCGCGGTCGCCCTCCTGGCGATCGCGGGACTGCTGGTCCCGGGAGGCCCGGCCGCCGGTGCCGGGGCCCAGGAGGAGGACGACGAGGGCGGTCCGGCCGCCCCCGCCGAATACAGCTATCTGCAGAAGGCGATACCGGGGCAGCCGCTGCCCCGGCACGCCTACGACACCGCCGCCGCGCAGGCCGCCGCACTGCCCGCGACCGGCGGCGGCTGGCAGCCCGTCGGGCCCACCAACATCGGCGGCCGGGTCGTCTCGCTGGCCCTCGACCCGCACCACGCCGACACCCTGTACGCGGCCGCCGCCAGCGGCGGGGTGTGGCGCTCGGCCGACGCGGGCAGGACGTTCACCCCCGCGTGGCCCGAGCGCGGCACCCAGGCCATGGGCGCGCTCGCCGCCGCTCCCGACGGCACGCTCTACGCCGGAACCGGCGAGCCCAACCCGGGCGGCGGCAGCGTCACGTACGAGGGCACCGGCGTCTACCGCTCCACCGACCAGGGCCGCAGCTGGCGGGCGGTCGGGCTGCGGGACTCGGCGGCCGTCGGCGCGCTGGCCGTGGACCCGCGCAGACCGCGCCGGGTGCTCGCCGCGGCGACCGGCTCGCTCTACAACCCGGGCGGCGACCGGGGCGTGTACCTCTCGGAGAACGCGGGCGGCTCCTGGCGGCGGGTGCTCGACGTGCCCAACGCGTTCACCGGAGCCGTCGACGTCCAGCGCGACCCGGTGGACCCCGACCGGGTCTACGCCGTGCTGTGGGACCACCGGCGCGAGCCGGACAGACGCACCTACGGCGGTACGGGCTCCGGCGTCTACCGCTCGGACGACGGCGGCGCCCACTGGCGGCGCCTCGGCGGCGGGCTGCCCACGGCCGACTCGGGGCGCATCGGCCTCGGCATCGCCGCCTCCGAGCCCGGTCGCCTCTACGCCATGGTCGGCGCCACCGACGGCACCTTCGGCTCCTTCCTCACCTCGGCCGACGGCGGCGACACCTGGGCGAGGCTGCCGGACAACGCGGCTCTCAAGGAGTCCCAGTCCAGCTACTCGTGGTGGTTCGGCAAGGTGTGGGTCGACCCCACCGACGCCCGGCACGTCCATGTGGCCGGGGTGGACCTGCTCACCACCAAGGACGGCGGGACCACCTGGACGGAGCAGGACACCGTCCACGCCGACCAGCACGTCATGCTCTGGGACCCGCGCACACCCGGCCGCGTCTACCTCGGCAACGACGGCGGTGTCTACCGCTCCGACGCACGGGGCGACGGCGGCTGGACCAAGGCGGTGTACGAGCCGTGGACCCAGCTCTACACCGTGGCGGCGACCCCGCAGGACACCGAACGGATCTCCGGCGGAGCCCAGGACAACGGCTCCCTGCGGTCCTGGGGCGGCGACCGCTTCAACGAGTACCTGGGCGGCGACGGGCTGCAGAACCTGATCGATCCCACCGACGTCAACCGGGTGTACGCCTGCTACCAGTACGGGAACTGCTTCCGCTCGACGGACGGCGGCGCCACCCTCACCGAGTACACCGACTCCACCACCGCCGACCGGCGCAACTGGCTCACCCCCGTCCAGTTCGACCCGGTGGACCCGAACGTCCTGTACTACGGCGGCAACCGCCTCAACCGGTCCACCGACGGCGGCGCCACCTGGCAGCCCATCAGCCCCGACCTCACCGGCGGCCCGGGCCACGACACATACCCCTACGGCACGATCACCACGGTCGCGGCCGCGCGTGACGGGCACACCGTCTGGGCGGGCACGGACGACGGGCGGGTGTGGGTGACCCGCGACCTCGGCGCGCACTGGGCCCGGGTCCTCTCCGGGCAGCCGTGGGTGACCCGGATCGCGGTGGACCCGGACGACCCGTCGACGGCGTACGTCTCGCTCTCCGGGTACCGGTCGGGCTCCTCGCAGCCGCATCTGCTGCGGACCCGGGACGCGGGCGCGAGTTGGAGCGATCTGTCCGGAAACCTTCCCCAGGCCCCGGTGAACGACGTGGTGATCGGCGGCCGGAACACGCTCTATGCCGCCACCGACCAGGGTGTGTTCGTGAGCGGCCGGGGCGGGTGGCGGCGGCTCGGCGGCGGGCTGCCGCTGGTGCCGGTGTCGGACATCACATACGACCAGGTCCACCACCGCCTGGTGGCGGCCACCTTCGGCCGCGGCTTCTACAGTCTCCGTACCGAACAGTAG
- a CDS encoding LacI family DNA-binding transcriptional regulator translates to MASIKDVAARAGVSVATVSRVLNSHPSVSPEARARVLAAVDALGYRPNAVARSLRTDQTRTLGLVISDVLNPYFTELARSVEEEARALGYSVIIGNADERPELQDHHVRTLLDRRIDGLLVSPTDGGSPLMLDAARAGTPMVFVDRWIPGVDVPVVRADGRAAIRDLVAHLYGLGHRRLAIIAGPAATTTGSERVEAFRDALREHRLALPEACIGHGDFQADSGRRSTEAFLALPEPPEVVFAADNLMALGALDAIRAHGLRVPHDIGLAAFDDIPWFVHTDPPITAIAQPTKELGRAAVRALVDRIEGRPPQSVTLPARLVARSSCGEHAPTRRSKP, encoded by the coding sequence ATGGCGAGCATCAAGGACGTGGCGGCCCGCGCGGGTGTCTCCGTCGCCACGGTCTCCCGTGTCCTCAACAGCCACCCGTCCGTCAGCCCCGAGGCGCGCGCCCGCGTCCTCGCCGCCGTCGACGCGCTCGGCTACCGGCCCAACGCCGTGGCCAGGTCGCTGCGCACCGACCAGACCCGCACCCTCGGCCTGGTCATCAGCGATGTGCTCAACCCGTACTTCACCGAACTGGCCCGCTCCGTCGAGGAGGAGGCCCGCGCGCTCGGCTACAGCGTCATCATCGGCAACGCCGACGAGCGGCCCGAGCTCCAGGACCACCACGTCCGCACGCTCCTCGACCGCCGGATCGACGGGCTGCTCGTCTCGCCCACCGACGGCGGCTCCCCGCTGATGCTGGACGCGGCCCGCGCGGGCACCCCCATGGTCTTCGTCGACCGCTGGATCCCCGGCGTGGACGTCCCCGTCGTACGCGCCGACGGCCGCGCCGCCATCCGCGACCTGGTCGCCCATCTGTACGGCCTGGGCCACCGCAGGCTCGCCATCATCGCGGGCCCGGCCGCCACCACCACCGGCAGCGAGCGCGTCGAGGCCTTCCGGGACGCCCTGCGCGAACACCGCCTGGCGCTGCCCGAGGCCTGTATCGGCCACGGCGACTTCCAGGCCGACAGCGGCCGCCGCAGCACCGAGGCCTTCCTCGCGCTCCCCGAGCCGCCCGAAGTCGTCTTCGCCGCCGACAACCTGATGGCGCTCGGCGCGCTCGACGCGATCCGGGCGCACGGACTGCGCGTGCCGCACGACATCGGGCTCGCCGCGTTCGACGACATCCCGTGGTTCGTCCACACCGATCCGCCGATCACCGCGATCGCGCAGCCCACCAAAGAGCTGGGCCGGGCCGCCGTCCGCGCCCTGGTCGACCGGATCGAGGGGCGGCCCCCGCAGTCCGTCACCCTGCCCGCACGCCTGGTCGCCCGCAGCTCCTGCGGCGAGCACGCCCCGACCCGTAGGAGCAAGCCGTGA
- a CDS encoding sugar ABC transporter ATP-binding protein, with the protein MSASPDLLRVEGIRKAFPGVVALDGVDFELRRGEVHVLLGENGAGKSTLIKMLSGAHRPDSGRILVDGREVRVHGAQDAERLGIATIHQEFNLVPDLTVAENIFLGRQPRRFGLIDRKRMEADAAVLLERVGVDVAPHARVRELGIARLQMVEIAKALSLDARVLVMDEPTAVLTSEEVDKLFTIVRSLRADGVGVVFITHHLEEIAALGDRVTVLRDGKSVGRVPASTPEDELVRLMVGRGIDQQYPRERPDVGAPLLSVRGLTRHGVFHDVGFEVRAGEVVGLAGLVGAGRTEVARAVFGADRYDSGTVEVQGARLPRHDVNAAMGAGIGLVPEDRKGQGLLLDASVQENLGLVTLRSATRAGLVDREGQRVAAARIAEQLGVRMAGLGQQVRTLSGGNQQKVVMGKWLLAETKVLILDEPTRGIDVGAKVEIYQLINELTASGHAVLMISSDLPEVLGMSDRVLVMAQGRIAGELPAHRATQEAVMELAVGAAPAAAPAPHEEEGSRGH; encoded by the coding sequence GTGAGCGCTTCCCCCGACCTGCTGCGCGTCGAAGGCATACGCAAGGCCTTCCCCGGCGTGGTCGCGCTCGACGGCGTCGACTTCGAGCTGCGCCGCGGCGAGGTGCACGTCCTGCTCGGCGAGAACGGCGCGGGCAAGAGCACCTTGATCAAGATGCTCTCCGGCGCCCACCGCCCCGACAGCGGCCGCATCCTCGTCGACGGGCGCGAAGTGCGCGTCCACGGCGCCCAGGACGCCGAACGCCTCGGCATCGCCACCATCCACCAGGAGTTCAACCTCGTCCCCGACCTCACGGTCGCCGAGAACATCTTCCTCGGCCGTCAGCCGCGCCGCTTCGGGCTGATCGACCGCAAGCGGATGGAGGCGGACGCCGCCGTGCTCCTGGAGCGGGTCGGCGTGGATGTCGCTCCCCACGCGCGCGTACGTGAACTGGGCATCGCCCGGCTCCAGATGGTCGAGATCGCCAAGGCGCTCAGCCTCGACGCGCGCGTGCTCGTCATGGACGAGCCGACCGCCGTCCTCACCTCCGAGGAGGTCGACAAGCTCTTCACCATCGTCCGCTCGCTGCGGGCGGACGGGGTGGGCGTCGTCTTCATCACCCACCACCTCGAAGAGATCGCCGCCCTCGGCGACCGCGTCACCGTGCTGCGCGACGGAAAGAGCGTCGGCCGGGTACCGGCCTCCACCCCCGAGGACGAACTCGTCCGGCTGATGGTGGGACGCGGCATCGACCAGCAGTACCCCCGCGAACGCCCGGATGTCGGTGCCCCGTTGCTGTCGGTGCGCGGCCTCACCCGCCACGGCGTCTTCCACGACGTCGGCTTCGAGGTGCGCGCCGGTGAGGTCGTCGGCCTCGCGGGGCTGGTCGGCGCGGGCCGCACCGAGGTCGCCCGCGCGGTCTTCGGCGCCGACCGCTACGACAGCGGAACCGTGGAGGTGCAGGGCGCACGCCTGCCCCGGCACGACGTGAACGCCGCCATGGGCGCCGGGATCGGCCTCGTCCCCGAGGACCGCAAGGGCCAGGGGCTCCTGCTGGACGCCTCCGTACAGGAGAACCTCGGCCTGGTCACCCTGCGTTCGGCCACCCGCGCCGGGCTCGTGGACCGCGAGGGACAGCGGGTGGCCGCCGCACGGATCGCCGAGCAGCTGGGCGTACGGATGGCCGGACTCGGCCAGCAGGTGCGCACCCTGTCCGGCGGCAACCAGCAGAAGGTCGTGATGGGCAAATGGCTGCTGGCCGAGACGAAGGTGCTCATCCTGGACGAGCCGACCCGTGGCATCGACGTCGGCGCCAAGGTCGAGATCTACCAGCTCATCAACGAACTGACCGCCTCCGGGCACGCCGTCCTGATGATCTCCAGCGATCTGCCGGAGGTGCTCGGCATGAGTGACCGGGTGCTGGTCATGGCCCAGGGACGGATCGCCGGTGAACTCCCGGCACACCGGGCGACCCAGGAAGCGGTCATGGAACTCGCCGTCGGCGCCGCCCCCGCGGCCGCCCCGGCACCGCACGAAGAGGAGGGCTCCCGTGGCCACTGA